From Pan troglodytes isolate AG18354 chromosome 9, NHGRI_mPanTro3-v2.0_pri, whole genome shotgun sequence, the proteins below share one genomic window:
- the CLDN25 gene encoding putative claudin-25, whose protein sequence is MAWSFRAKVQLGGLLLSLLGWVCSCVTTILPQWKTLNLELNEMETWIMGIWEVCVDREEVATVCKAFESFLSLPQELQVARILMVASHGLGLLGLLLSSFGSECFQFHRIRWVFKRRLGLLGGTLEASASATTLLPVSWVAHATIQDFWDDSIPDIIPRWEFGGALYLGWAAGIFLALGGLLLIFSACLGKEDVPFPLMAGPTVPLSCAPVEESDGSFHLMLRPRNLVI, encoded by the coding sequence ATGGCCTGGAGTTTCCGTGCAAAAGTCCAGCTCGGGGGACTACTTCTCTCCCTCCTTGGCTGGGTCTGCTCCTGTGTTACCACCATCCTGCCCCAGTGGAAGACTCTTAATCTGGAACTGAACGAGATGGAGACCTGGATCATGGGGATTTGGGAGGTCTGCGTGGATCGAGAGGAAGTCGCCACTGTGTGCAAGGCCTTTGAATCCTTCTTGTCTCTGCCCCAGGAGCTCCAGGTAGCCCGCATCCTCATGGTAGCCTCCCATGGGCTGGGCCTATTGGGGCTTTTGCTCTCCAGCTTTGGGTCTGAATGCTTCCAGTTTCACAGGATCAGATGGGTATTCAAGAGGCGGCTTGGTCTCCTGGGAGGGACTTTGGAGGCATCCGCTTCAGCCACTACCCTCCTTCCAGTCTCCTGGGTAGCCCATGCCACAATCCAAGACTTCTGGGATGACAGCATCCCTGACATCATACCTCGGTGGGAGTTTGGAGGTGCCCTCTACTTGGGCTGGGCTGCTGGTATTTTCCTGGCTCTTGGTGGGCTACTCCTCATCTTCTCGGCCTGCCTGGGAAAAGAAGATGTGCCTTTTCCTTTGATGGCTGGTCCCACAGTCCCCCTATCCTGTGCTCCAGTGGAGGAGTCAGATGGCTCCTTCCACCTCATGCTAAGACCTAGGAACCTGGTCATCTAG